A genomic region of Stenotrophomonas sp. NA06056 contains the following coding sequences:
- the adhP gene encoding alcohol dehydrogenase AdhP has protein sequence MNRTMKAAVVREFGKPLVIEEVVVPRPGAGEVLVKIEACGVCHTDLHAAEGDWPVRPNPPFIPGHEGVGHVVAVGGGVGHIKEGDRVGIPWLYSACGHCEHCLGGWETLCETQRNTGYSVNGGFAEYALADANYVGLLPKEVGFVEIAPVLCAGVTVYKGLKVTDTKPGDWVAISGIGGLGHMAVQYARAMGLNVAAVDVDDAKLALARRLGAQVTVNARTTDPAAFLKKEIGGAHGALVTAVSPKAFEQALGMVRRGGTVSLNGLPPGNFPLDIFGMVLNGVTVRGSIVGTRLDLQESLQFAAEGKVAATVSTDRLENVNEVFARMHAGTIEGRVVIDFAA, from the coding sequence ATGAATAGAACCATGAAGGCCGCCGTTGTCCGTGAGTTCGGCAAGCCGCTGGTCATCGAAGAAGTCGTGGTACCGCGCCCGGGGGCGGGCGAGGTGCTGGTCAAGATCGAGGCCTGTGGCGTCTGCCACACCGACCTGCACGCCGCCGAGGGCGACTGGCCGGTGAGACCGAACCCGCCGTTCATCCCCGGCCACGAGGGCGTGGGGCACGTCGTGGCCGTGGGAGGCGGGGTAGGGCACATCAAGGAAGGTGACAGGGTCGGCATCCCCTGGTTGTACTCGGCGTGTGGCCATTGCGAACACTGTCTGGGTGGATGGGAAACGCTGTGCGAAACGCAGCGCAATACCGGCTACTCGGTCAACGGCGGCTTCGCCGAGTACGCACTGGCCGATGCCAACTATGTCGGCCTGCTTCCGAAGGAAGTGGGCTTTGTCGAGATCGCGCCGGTGCTGTGCGCCGGCGTCACCGTGTACAAGGGCCTGAAGGTCACCGACACCAAGCCCGGTGACTGGGTGGCCATTTCCGGTATCGGCGGCCTCGGCCACATGGCGGTGCAGTACGCCCGCGCGATGGGCCTGAACGTGGCGGCGGTGGACGTCGATGACGCCAAGCTGGCGCTGGCACGGCGCCTGGGCGCGCAGGTCACCGTCAACGCGCGCACCACCGATCCGGCCGCATTCCTGAAGAAGGAGATCGGCGGTGCGCATGGTGCACTGGTCACCGCGGTTTCGCCCAAGGCGTTTGAACAGGCGCTGGGGATGGTGCGGCGCGGCGGCACGGTCTCGCTCAACGGTCTGCCACCGGGCAACTTCCCACTGGACATCTTCGGCATGGTGCTCAACGGCGTCACCGTGCGCGGTTCGATCGTCGGCACCCGCCTGGACCTGCAGGAATCGCTGCAGTTCGCCGCCGAAGGCAAGGTTGCGGCGACGGTCAGCACCGACCGCCTGGAGAACGTCAACGAGGTGTTCGCGCGCATGCACGCCGGCACCATCGAAGGCCGCGTGGTGATCGACTTCGCTGCCTGA
- the adh gene encoding aldehyde dehydrogenase: MNAVPSARPHATDPRSLFKPRYGNYIGGEWIAPRSGQYFDNISPVNGQVFTEVARSNAEDIDAALDAAHAAKDAWGRTSAAHRALLLNRIADRIEQNLELLAHAETWDNGKPIRETLNADVPLMADHFRYFAGCLRAQEGSLSQIDDDTVAYHFHEPLGVVGQIIPWNFPLLMAAWKLAPALAAGNCVVLKPAEQTPASILVLMEVIGDLLPPGVLNVVNGFGLEAGKPLASSPRIAKIAFTGETSTGRLIMQYASQNLIPVTLELGGKSPNLFFADVMAEDDDFLDKAVEGFVMFAFNQGEVCTCPSRALVQESIYERFMERVLERVAAIRQGNPLDPNTMVGAQASGEQLEKILSYIAIGREEGAEVLIGGDKAALGGDLADGFYVQPTIFKGHNGMRVFQEEIFGPVVSVTTFRTEEEALQIANDTLYGLGAGVWSRDAARLYRVGRAIQAGRVWTNCYHAYPAHAAFGGYKQSGIGRENHRMMLDHYQQTKNLLVSYAPKKLGFF, translated from the coding sequence ATGAACGCCGTACCGTCCGCCCGCCCGCATGCCACCGATCCGCGTTCCCTGTTCAAGCCGCGCTATGGCAACTACATCGGTGGCGAATGGATCGCCCCGCGCAGCGGCCAGTACTTCGACAACATCTCGCCGGTGAACGGCCAGGTATTTACCGAGGTCGCCCGCTCCAATGCCGAGGACATCGACGCCGCACTCGATGCCGCGCACGCCGCCAAGGACGCCTGGGGCCGCACATCGGCTGCACACCGTGCATTGCTGCTCAACCGCATCGCCGATCGCATCGAACAGAACCTGGAACTGCTGGCCCACGCCGAGACCTGGGACAACGGCAAACCGATCCGCGAGACGCTCAACGCCGACGTGCCGCTGATGGCCGACCACTTCCGCTACTTCGCTGGTTGCCTGCGTGCGCAGGAAGGCAGCCTGTCGCAGATCGACGACGACACCGTGGCCTACCATTTCCACGAACCGCTGGGCGTGGTCGGGCAGATCATCCCGTGGAACTTCCCGCTGCTGATGGCGGCCTGGAAGCTGGCACCGGCACTGGCCGCCGGCAACTGCGTGGTACTGAAGCCGGCCGAGCAGACGCCAGCGTCGATCCTGGTGCTGATGGAAGTGATCGGTGACCTGCTGCCGCCGGGTGTGCTCAACGTGGTCAATGGTTTCGGCCTGGAAGCGGGCAAGCCGCTGGCCAGCAGCCCGCGCATCGCCAAGATCGCCTTCACCGGCGAGACCTCCACCGGCCGCCTGATCATGCAGTACGCCAGCCAGAACCTGATCCCGGTGACGCTGGAACTGGGCGGCAAATCGCCGAACCTGTTCTTCGCCGACGTGATGGCCGAAGACGATGATTTCCTCGACAAAGCCGTGGAAGGCTTCGTCATGTTCGCCTTCAACCAGGGCGAGGTCTGCACCTGTCCGTCGCGCGCGTTGGTGCAGGAATCGATCTACGAACGCTTCATGGAACGCGTGCTCGAACGCGTGGCAGCGATCCGGCAGGGCAATCCGCTGGACCCGAACACCATGGTGGGCGCGCAGGCATCCGGCGAACAGCTGGAGAAGATCCTCTCCTACATCGCCATCGGCCGCGAGGAAGGCGCCGAGGTGCTGATCGGTGGCGACAAGGCCGCGCTGGGTGGTGACCTGGCCGACGGCTTCTATGTGCAGCCCACCATCTTCAAGGGTCACAACGGCATGCGCGTGTTCCAGGAGGAGATCTTCGGGCCGGTGGTGTCGGTGACCACGTTCAGGACCGAGGAAGAAGCATTGCAGATCGCCAACGACACGCTGTACGGGCTGGGTGCCGGCGTCTGGAGCCGCGATGCCGCGCGCCTGTACCGGGTCGGCCGCGCGATCCAGGCCGGGCGGGTATGGACCAACTGCTATCACGCCTACCCGGCACACGCCGCGTTCGGCGGCTACAAGCAGTCGGGCATCGGCCGCGAGAACCACCGGATGATGCTCGACCATTACCAGCAGACCAAGAACCTGCTGGTCAGCTACGCACCGAAGAAGCTCGGCTTCTTCTGA
- a CDS encoding Ku protein, translating to MARPIWTGTLSFGLLNVPVSLMSGERKVDLHFRMLDSRDRKPIRFERVNADTGEEVPWKDIVKAYEYDKGSYVVLEEDDIRSAAPESHETVEVETFVDATQIDPRYYEKPYLLVPGKKAEKGYVLLRETLRNTGKVGIARVVVRTREYLCAVMPNDDALVLMILRYPQELVEPDDYTLPSGKLADYRITSKETAMAEQLIESMAGDWDPSQYHDEFRERLQQVLNKRIKSKGGTTKVEDEPAPREDASTNVVDFMALLQKSLDANKRTPAKKVAVRKASTRKTAAKKAPAKKAPAKKAAKKTAARRKAG from the coding sequence ATGGCCCGCCCGATCTGGACCGGCACACTTTCCTTCGGCCTGCTCAACGTACCGGTCTCGCTGATGTCCGGTGAACGCAAGGTCGACCTGCACTTCCGCATGCTGGATTCGCGCGACCGCAAGCCGATCCGCTTCGAGCGGGTCAACGCCGACACCGGCGAGGAAGTGCCGTGGAAGGACATCGTCAAAGCCTACGAGTACGACAAGGGCAGCTACGTCGTGCTGGAGGAAGACGATATCCGTTCGGCTGCGCCGGAGAGCCATGAAACGGTGGAGGTGGAGACCTTCGTCGACGCCACGCAGATCGATCCACGCTACTACGAAAAACCCTATCTGCTGGTGCCCGGGAAGAAGGCCGAGAAAGGCTACGTGCTGCTGCGGGAAACCCTGCGCAACACCGGCAAGGTCGGTATCGCACGGGTGGTGGTGCGCACGCGCGAGTACCTGTGCGCGGTGATGCCCAACGACGACGCACTGGTGCTGATGATCCTGCGCTATCCCCAGGAACTGGTTGAGCCTGACGACTACACGCTGCCCAGTGGAAAGCTCGCTGACTACCGCATCACCAGCAAGGAAACGGCGATGGCCGAGCAGCTGATCGAGTCGATGGCCGGTGACTGGGATCCTTCGCAGTACCACGATGAATTCCGCGAGCGCCTGCAGCAGGTGCTGAACAAGCGCATCAAGTCCAAGGGTGGCACCACCAAGGTGGAGGACGAGCCGGCACCGCGCGAGGACGCCAGCACCAACGTGGTGGACTTCATGGCATTGCTGCAGAAGAGCCTGGATGCCAACAAGCGCACGCCGGCGAAGAAGGTGGCCGTGCGCAAGGCATCGACCAGGAAGACAGCGGCGAAGAAGGCACCGGCAAAAAAGGCCCCTGCGAAGAAGGCTGCAAAGAAAACCGCCGCGCGACGCAAGGCAGGTTGA
- the ligD gene encoding DNA ligase D — protein sequence MSLHQYRRKRRLGGGSGQTPEPDEVPARGNPKRRPIFVVQLHHASSRHYDFRLEMDGVLKSWAVPKGPSLRVGEKRLAVEVEDHPLSYAGFEGDIPEGHYGAGHVDVFDHGSWACEGDPLEALAAGKIDFVLHGQRLAGGWKLVRTAMKGRQVQWLLIKRDDEQARDAEADDLLHSPAPKSAKARRASAKKAAPAPRTAHPRKADARWHARALKLDGARDKSYPRQFKPQLTDHRGAAPDGERWLHEIKWDGYRLLADLHEGEVKLRSRNGLDWTADFPEVVRAVQALPVRDARLDGELVVLDDSGRSDFAALQRVIDGSSKQPLRYIVFDLPGVAGVDISRAPLLERKALLKELIGDTPGTLAFSEHVIDHGPAVFEASGKAGFEGIVSKQIDAPYVNARARSWVKVKHEDTDEFLIIGHTAPKGSRVGFGSLLLATPDKGGLRYVGRVGTGFDDESLRALSATLAPLAVKAAVLELPAHVPFRAASVRWVKPVTVAEVAFRGWGKEGLLRQASFKRLRSDKQKEDLAMSAAPADDGDDVAITHPERVVFAKKKLSKGDVAGYYRQMARWILPEISGRPLSLLRCPDGVGKACFFQKHHGQGLGDAVHAVPLRQKSGREDYVYIGDERGLLQLVQMNTLELHPWGATVADPEHPDRLVFDLDPGEGVSWADVKRGARDVRDRLQETGLQSFVRLSGGKGVHVVVPLLPKADWEDAKAFCEAFAQAMAEQAPDRYVATMSKAKRSGVIFIDWLRNTRGATSVCSWSLRARESAGVAVPLRWEELARVGAADAFPMDKALARAKRLKADPWQGIERVKQKLPTLQR from the coding sequence ATGTCGTTGCATCAGTACCGGCGCAAGCGTCGGCTGGGCGGAGGCAGCGGGCAGACCCCCGAGCCGGACGAAGTGCCCGCGCGGGGCAACCCGAAGCGGCGGCCGATCTTCGTGGTTCAACTGCACCACGCCAGCAGCCGACACTACGATTTCCGCCTGGAAATGGATGGCGTGTTGAAGAGCTGGGCGGTGCCGAAGGGGCCGTCGCTGCGGGTAGGCGAGAAGCGCCTGGCGGTGGAAGTGGAAGACCATCCGCTGTCCTATGCCGGCTTCGAAGGTGATATTCCGGAAGGACACTACGGCGCCGGCCACGTCGATGTGTTCGACCACGGCAGCTGGGCCTGCGAAGGTGATCCGCTGGAGGCACTGGCGGCTGGCAAGATCGACTTCGTGCTGCATGGACAGCGCCTGGCGGGTGGCTGGAAGCTGGTGCGCACGGCGATGAAGGGCCGCCAGGTGCAGTGGCTGCTGATCAAGCGCGACGACGAGCAGGCACGGGATGCTGAAGCGGATGATCTGCTGCATTCGCCAGCACCCAAATCTGCGAAGGCGCGCCGCGCCTCTGCGAAGAAGGCGGCGCCAGCGCCGCGTACCGCGCATCCACGCAAGGCTGATGCACGCTGGCATGCGCGTGCGCTGAAGCTGGATGGGGCGCGTGACAAGAGCTACCCGCGCCAGTTCAAACCCCAGCTCACCGATCATCGCGGCGCTGCGCCCGATGGTGAGCGTTGGCTGCACGAGATCAAGTGGGATGGCTACCGGCTGCTGGCGGACCTGCACGAGGGCGAGGTAAAGCTGCGCTCGCGCAATGGCCTGGACTGGACCGCGGATTTTCCCGAAGTGGTGCGGGCCGTACAGGCGCTACCGGTACGCGATGCACGCCTGGATGGGGAACTGGTGGTACTGGATGACAGCGGCCGCAGCGACTTCGCCGCGCTGCAGCGGGTGATCGACGGCAGCTCGAAACAACCGCTGCGCTACATCGTGTTCGATCTGCCGGGCGTGGCCGGCGTCGACATCAGCCGCGCGCCGCTGCTGGAACGCAAGGCACTGCTGAAGGAGCTGATCGGCGATACGCCGGGTACGCTGGCTTTCAGCGAGCACGTCATCGATCACGGCCCGGCGGTGTTCGAGGCCAGCGGCAAGGCGGGCTTCGAGGGCATCGTCAGCAAGCAGATCGATGCGCCCTACGTGAACGCCCGCGCGCGTAGCTGGGTGAAGGTGAAGCATGAGGACACCGATGAATTCCTGATCATCGGCCACACCGCGCCAAAGGGCTCGCGGGTGGGATTCGGTTCGCTGCTGCTGGCCACGCCGGACAAGGGCGGCCTGCGCTATGTCGGCCGGGTCGGTACCGGCTTCGACGACGAGAGCCTGCGCGCGCTGTCGGCCACGCTGGCGCCGCTGGCGGTGAAGGCAGCGGTGCTGGAGCTGCCGGCGCACGTGCCCTTCCGTGCGGCCAGCGTGCGCTGGGTGAAGCCGGTGACGGTGGCCGAGGTCGCGTTCCGTGGCTGGGGCAAGGAAGGATTGCTGCGCCAGGCCAGTTTCAAGCGACTGCGCAGTGACAAGCAGAAGGAGGACCTGGCGATGAGTGCAGCACCGGCCGATGACGGCGACGACGTTGCCATCACCCATCCCGAGCGCGTGGTGTTTGCGAAGAAGAAGCTCAGCAAGGGTGACGTCGCCGGCTACTACCGGCAGATGGCGCGCTGGATCCTGCCGGAAATCAGTGGACGGCCGCTTTCGCTGCTGCGCTGTCCCGATGGCGTGGGCAAGGCCTGTTTCTTCCAGAAGCACCACGGCCAAGGCCTGGGCGACGCCGTGCATGCAGTGCCGCTGCGGCAGAAGAGCGGGCGCGAGGACTACGTCTATATCGGTGACGAACGCGGGCTGCTGCAATTGGTGCAGATGAACACCCTGGAGCTGCATCCCTGGGGGGCGACGGTGGCCGATCCCGAGCATCCCGACCGGCTGGTGTTCGATCTTGATCCGGGTGAGGGCGTGAGCTGGGCCGACGTGAAGCGCGGCGCGCGTGATGTGCGCGATCGATTGCAGGAGACCGGGCTGCAGAGCTTCGTGCGGTTGTCGGGTGGCAAGGGCGTGCATGTGGTGGTGCCGCTGCTGCCGAAGGCGGACTGGGAGGACGCGAAAGCGTTCTGCGAGGCGTTCGCGCAGGCGATGGCCGAACAGGCGCCGGACCGCTACGTGGCGACGATGAGCAAGGCCAAGCGCAGCGGCGTGATCTTCATCGACTGGCTGCGCAATACACGCGGTGCGACCAGCGTGTGTTCGTGGTCGCTGCGTGCGCGCGAGAGCGCGGGCGTGGCGGTGCCGCTGCGCTGGGAAGAGCTGGCGCGTGTCGGCGCTGCCGATGCGTTTCCGATGGACAAGGCGTTGGCACGGGCGAAGCGATTGAAAGCGGATCCGTGGCAGGGCATCGAACGGGTGAAGCAGAAGCTGCCGACGCTGCAGCGGTAG